In a single window of the Oscarella lobularis chromosome 2, ooOscLobu1.1, whole genome shotgun sequence genome:
- the LOC136183416 gene encoding uncharacterized protein translates to MKRADNYELTEQRQSVNPDGSSARGSNRDSATNNKKQKDNTDKLGKRLWRCVRDNFEFLQLKGLLDKVNERLTWVEEQVKQRHEEAVDGYEKEEKRLKKFETCESCLKWSAFSVGCLIVLIFLVIFILGFAYRWQNHLRIQTRHVQSYSEEGMEFPKIVICDNVNSVNDASAELLKHINCTLNENGLLGEERSNSSCTEPHVQKMQLYNRNCLVYGNDSDGFPPQVAKSASTTLRLVVDIGTHDGRFETPWKGAFMLIQNPFLDAPPDVTAGLVRTYVLSPHFYHLVEMKRQSDYAPSRTELLNGEAFKPHRSSFQYVVNTPEVGPLSETYATRYKSQSLAVIDFQFTTLQQDNIVETDAASVTGFIAGIGGLFSYFTIGVLTATYLVKLGMMCCCSPTGECKKRSYCCSEVEVEEAETTTGCCWMPPRNEKEAEC, encoded by the exons ATGAAGAGGGCGGATAATTACGAACTGACAGAGCAAAGGCAATCTGTAAATCCCGACGGTTCCAGTGCCCGCGGTTCCAATCGGGATTCAGCTACTAATAATA AAAAACAGAAGGACAATACTGACAAACTCGGGAAGAGACTTTGGCGTTGTGTTCGTGACAACTTCGAATTTCTGCAGCTAAAAGGCCTGCTAGACAAG gTTAATGAGCGACTTACGTGGGTAGAGGAACAGGTGAAGCAACGTCATGAAGAAGCTGTCGATGGGTacgaaaaagaggaaaagaggCTCAAAAAATTTGAAACGTGTGAGAGTTGCCTGAAGTGGTCTGCTTTTTCCGTTGGTTGCCTCattgttttgatttttctcgtcattTTCATTCTTGGCTTTGCTTATCGTTGGCAAAACCACCTTAGAATTCAAACAAGGCACGTGCAGAGTTATTCTGAAGAGGGAATGGAATTTCCCAAAATTGTGATCTGTGATAACGTCAATAGCGTGAACGACGCTTCCGCAGAACTGCTGAAACACATCAATTGCACCCTGAATGAAAACGGCTTGttgggagaagaaagaagcaattCTTCCTGCACTGAGCCTCACGTTCAGAAAATGCAACTTTACAACAGAAACTGTCTCGTTTACGGAAATGACAGCGATGGCTTTCCACCACAAGTTGCTAAAAGTGCCTCGACGACATTGCGATTAGTCGTTGACATTGGGACACATGACGGAAGGTTTGAAACACCGTGGAAAGGGGCATTTATGCTCATTCAGAATCCCTTTCTCGATGCTCCTCCAGACGTCACCGCTGGCCTTGTTCGAACCTATGTGCTCTCACCCCATTTTTATCACTTAGTAGAAATGAAGCGTCAGTCTGATTATGCGCCTTCTCGTACAGAGTTGTTGAATGGAGAAGCGTTCAAGCCTCACAGAAGTTCCTTTCAATATGTTGTGAACACTCCGGAAGTGGGACCCCTGTCAGAAACGTACGCTACGCGTTACAAGAGTCAATCGTTAGCGgtaattgattttcaatttacAACTCTACAACAAGACAACATTGTGGAAACGGATGCTGCATCCGTTACCGGTTTTATAGCAGGCATAGGGGGTCTTTTTAGCTATTTTACAATAGGAGTCTTGACGGCAACATATTTGGTGAAGCTTGGAATGATGTGCTGTTGCAGTCCAACTGGTGAATGTAAAAAACGTTCATATTGTTGCAGTGAGGTCGAGGTTGAAGAGGCTGAGACTACTACCGGCTGTTGTTGGATGCCgccgcgaaacgaaaaggaagCAGAGTGTTAG
- the LOC136200265 gene encoding uncharacterized protein codes for MNSVTVNRLCHCAGSVVSGQPGIGKSSLAIHIAHEVRKSEWNVIFVDAQNLEFEADFCTELLRNMKPYLPKDKQTTESALVSEVMQLIEQIDCPCIILDGCDRALAPENNSKPLFLDFLWKIPKAVQKRFMIVVTSCRRAQFLSLQVLEIHLCPLGNEDADHLLKSCYPYEFRHCLKESTIVSIRELCQGVPILIRLAGGVLKKYREAISQEEIVEKLRAKPLKMFKAVSASAPEAFIATIYNLISPSLKLYLHGVALFIGPFTRVEGARVFGLKQDGVQFGIDVIGPLQEYSLLARSSDNDDVSGDETQYRLHSLFRKFLLGLDFKTPEFQAIQEKYCVMQLGKIAEVQRMYDRNPQRAILLCQMYGFSNVIGELASVLRKVVETSFEVWKRFVALASCPNSWMSHCFGKELRKKFLKVCLGVALKRNLSVVEMNIRLILTDVLLQLNEEEAASSGLEKVHTKLSSIHVPKEPKEMLEVRYCLTEAKCRIAKNEGQKAAASLANGIERFSWAKEQPDYYTALGNACKCYRDYNGAISNYRKALERCETKFRKSQSPGFHPDISYLLLNIGHCQFCSAQFSESYESFSTALEMQRYLRISRLWLATTFYHLGICQASQGKQSEALDQFEQVYDLLGDKRSERKGDQSAVYLLTRQAHAKLLYTQGIGSWKSENNPCLRKAASDLQDLLKPLLDHSEMLLIWAESHALLVVIHCLLSDKKRALNHHQQLGQRYLDQELVSRCSVLSYVKNADIKDDSELRSSALKRRLSVTFHCYVGGRLMAASEGRERASSDVSRLSTSSELEASFEGQLPARQQSPIRDHWEEYDRDDNTPGTASTELSTENISGELTHLGGSQVPPEINENPSQFQPCDMGGAFSPAMFYSHCQFSKWSAEGNLN; via the coding sequence aTGAATTCTGTCACGGTGAACCGTCTGTGCCACTGTGCTGGATCAGTGGTCAGTGGTCAGCCTGGCATTGGAAAAAGTTCTCTAGCTATTCATATTGCCCACGAAGTCAGAAAAAGTGAATGGAACGTCATATTTGTTGACGCGCAAAACCTCGAATTTGAAGCGGATTTCTGTACTGAATTGCTAAGAAACATGAAGCCATACCTGCCCAAAGATAAGCAGACTACGGAATCTGCTCTTGTATCTGAAGTCATGCAATTAATAGAGCAGATAGATTGTCCATGTATCATTTTGGACGGTTGCGATCGGGCGTTGGCACCCGAAAACAACTCAAAACCACTTTTTCTGGATTTTCTTTGGAAGATTCCGAAAGCCGTGCAGAAACGCTTCATGATAGTAGTCACGTCTTGCCGAAGAGCTCaatttttgtctttgcaAGTTCTTGAAATTCATCTTTGTCCTCTTGGAAATGAGGATGCAGATCATCTATTGAAGAGTTGCTATCCCTACGAATTTCGGCATTGTCTGAAAGAAAGTACTATTGTCAGTATTAGAGAACTTTGTCAAGGTGTTCCCATATTGATACGCTTGGCGGGAGGTGTGCTTAAGAAGTATCGTGAAGCTATATCCCAGGAGGAAATAGTTGAAAAATTGCGAGCGAAACCACTGAAGATGTTTAAAGCGGTCAGCGCATCTGCTCCCGAGGCTTTCATTGCTACCATTTATAACCTGATATCTCCGTCACTCAAGCTTTACCTTCACGGGGTTGCGTTATTTATTGGTCCTTTTACGAGGGTTGAAGGAGCGCGCGTGTTTGGACTCAAACAAGACGGAGTGCAATTTGGTATAGATGTCATTGGCCCTCTCCAAGAGTACTCACTTTTAGCCCGCTCGTCTGATAATGATGATGTTTCTGGTGATGAGACTCAATACCGCTTGCACAGTCTTTTTCGGAAATTTCTGCTTGGACTAGACTTTAAAACACCAGAATTTCAAGCAATTCAAGAAAAATATTGTGTTATGCAATTGGGTAAAATTGCTGAGGTACAGAGGATGTATGATAGAAATCCCCAGCGGGCGATTTTGTTATGCCAAATGTACGGTTTCTCAAATGTTATTGGCGAATTAGCAAGTGTTCTTCGTAAGGTGGTTGAGACCAGCTTTGAGGTATGGAAACGATTTGTGGCACTCGCAAGTTGTCCAAATTCTTGGATGAGCCATTGCTTTGGGAAAgaattgagaaaaaagttTCTAAAGGTTTGTCTTGGAGTGGCTTTGAAAAGAAACCTTAGTGTTGTGGAGATGAACATAAGGCTTATTTTAACTGATGTTCTTCTTCAGTTAAATGAAGAAGAGGCTGCAAGTAGTGGCCTTGAAAAGGTGCATACAAAACTTTCCTCTATACATGTACCAAAAGAGCCTAAGGAAATGCTTGAGGTTCGATACTGCCTAACAGAAGCAAAATGTCGTATAGCGAAAAACGAAGGACAAAAGGCTGCAGCGAGTCTTGCTAATGGAATTGAACGCTTTAGTTGGGCGAAAGAGCAACCAGACTATTATACCGCTCTGGGAAATGCTTGCAAATGTTATCGAGATTACAATGGGGCGATTTCCAACTACAGAAAAGCGTTAGAACGATGTGAAACCAAATTTAGGAAGAGTCAGTCACCGGGTTTTCATCCAGATATTTCTTACTTGCTCCTGAATATTGGTCATTGTCAGTTTTGTTCTGCTCAATTCTCTGAGAGTTACGAAAGTTTTTCTACAGCTCTCGAAATGCAACGCTATCTAAGAATTAGCCGACTTTGGCTTGCTACTACTTTTTATCACTTGGGAATCTGCCAGGCAAGCCAAGGAAAGCAGTCAGAGGCTCTAGATCAGTTTGAGCAAGTATACGACCTTTTGGGAGataaaagaagcgaaagaaaaggcgatcAGTCGGCGGTCTATTTGCTTACGCGTCAAGCTCATGCAAAACTATTATATACTCAAGGAATTGGATCGTGGAAGAGCGAAAACAATCCGTGTCTGAGAAAGGCTGCGTCTGATCTTCAGGATCTTTTAAAACCGTTGCTGGACCACAGTGAAATGCTTCTAATTTGGGCAGAGAGTCACGCCTTGCTTGTCGTCATTCATTGTCTACTGTCTGACAAAAAACGAGCGCTCAATCATCACCAGCAACTTGGTCAGCGTTATCTTGATCAGGAACTAGTTAGCCGCTGCTCGGTGCTTTCTTACGTAAAGAATGCTGATATCAAAGACGACTCGGAGCTAAGGTCTTCTGCGCTCAAAAGGAGACTGTCTGTGACATTTCATTGTTACGTCGGTGGACGGCTAATGGCGGCCTCGGAGGGTAGAGAACGAGCAAGTTCAGACGTAAGCCGTCTATCTACAAGTAGTGAACTTGAAGCTAGCTTTGAAGGCCAGCTGCCAGCACGACAACAGTCACCAATACGAGACCATTGGGAAGAGTATGACCGTGACGATAATACTCCAGGCACTGCTTCAACTGAGCTGAGTACTGAAAACATAAGTGGCGAGCTGACGCATTTGGGTGGTTCTCAAGTTCCTCCGGAGATAAACGAGAATCCAAGCCAATTTCAACCTTGTGACATGGGAGGCGCGTTTTCGCCTGCCATGTTTTATTCTCACTGTCAGTTCAGTAAGTGGTCTGCCGAAGGCAACTTGAATTAA